One segment of Shewanella piezotolerans WP3 DNA contains the following:
- the trmL gene encoding tRNA (uridine(34)/cytosine(34)/5-carboxymethylaminomethyluridine(34)-2'-O)-methyltransferase TrmL, which produces MFHIALYEPEIAPNTGNIIRLIANNGCQLHLIEPLGFDLEDKKLRRAGLDYADLANVSHHKNFESFLKAMQGKRIMACTTKGSRPHSELTFQQDDVLLFGPESRGLPADIIDSIPTEQRLRIPMMSTSRSLNLSNAVAIISYEAWRQLDYSGT; this is translated from the coding sequence ATGTTTCATATCGCCCTATACGAACCCGAAATTGCACCTAATACCGGCAATATCATCAGACTTATCGCTAACAATGGCTGCCAGCTTCACCTTATTGAACCTTTAGGGTTTGATTTGGAAGATAAGAAGTTACGTAGAGCAGGGTTAGATTATGCTGACTTGGCCAATGTCAGCCACCATAAAAATTTCGAATCATTTCTCAAAGCAATGCAGGGCAAACGAATTATGGCCTGTACCACTAAAGGCAGTCGTCCACATTCTGAGTTAACGTTTCAACAGGATGATGTGTTACTTTTTGGCCCAGAGAGTCGTGGTTTACCTGCAGATATCATAGATTCTATCCCAACAGAGCAGCGACTTAGAATTCCAATGATGTCTACTAGCCGGAGTCTAAATCTCTCTAACGCTGTAGCGATCATCAGCTACGAAGCTTGGAGACAACTAGATTACTCAGGGACTTAA
- the trmA gene encoding tRNA (uridine(54)-C5)-methyltransferase TrmA, with protein sequence MNLAAMDPLTYDVQLEAKRVKLKQLFTDFDTPELESFSSETAHYRMRAEFRMWHEGEDLYYYMFDKELNSKVRCDQFLPASELINKMMPVLVELLKPNTILRHRLFQIDFLSTLSGEILVSLLYHKQLDAEWEEQAKILKQTLSSQFNVNLIGRARKQKLIFDKDFVVESLNVAGKQLQYHQIENSFTQPNGKVSVKMLEWAIDVTKNSTGDLLELYCGNGNFSIALAQNFERVLATELAKPSVESAQYNIKMNHVDNLQIIRMSAEDFTDAMAKKRSYRRLEGIDLDSYNCNTIFVDPPRAGLDENTVKLVQGYERIVYISCNPNTLLDNLKELSKTHNITRFVLFDQFPYTDHMESGVFLEKK encoded by the coding sequence ATGAATTTAGCAGCAATGGATCCTTTAACCTATGATGTGCAACTCGAAGCGAAGCGCGTCAAGCTAAAGCAGTTATTTACTGATTTTGACACGCCGGAACTTGAGTCATTTAGCTCAGAAACTGCCCACTATCGTATGCGTGCTGAATTTAGAATGTGGCATGAAGGCGAAGACCTCTACTATTACATGTTCGATAAAGAGCTTAATAGCAAAGTGCGTTGCGATCAGTTTCTACCAGCAAGTGAGCTCATCAATAAAATGATGCCTGTGCTAGTCGAGCTATTAAAACCCAACACTATCTTGCGTCATCGCCTGTTTCAAATAGATTTTCTCTCAACGCTAAGTGGAGAGATCTTAGTATCCTTGCTTTACCATAAGCAGCTAGATGCTGAATGGGAAGAGCAAGCAAAAATCTTAAAACAAACACTTAGCAGCCAATTCAATGTTAATTTGATTGGACGAGCTCGCAAACAAAAACTGATCTTTGATAAAGACTTCGTCGTTGAATCACTGAATGTCGCCGGTAAGCAACTGCAGTATCATCAAATCGAAAATAGCTTTACTCAGCCTAACGGTAAAGTCTCGGTCAAAATGCTTGAGTGGGCGATTGATGTCACCAAAAATAGCACTGGCGATTTATTAGAGCTCTATTGCGGCAATGGTAATTTCTCAATAGCACTGGCGCAAAACTTTGAACGAGTATTGGCTACTGAACTCGCTAAGCCGTCAGTAGAATCTGCTCAGTACAATATCAAAATGAATCACGTTGATAATCTGCAAATTATCCGTATGTCAGCAGAAGACTTCACCGACGCCATGGCAAAGAAACGTAGCTATCGACGTTTAGAAGGTATCGATCTTGATAGTTATAATTGCAACACCATCTTTGTTGATCCACCGCGGGCTGGTTTAGACGAGAATACCGTTAAACTAGTCCAAGGTTATGAGCGTATTGTTTATATCTCATGCAACCCTAATACACTGCTAGATAACTTAAAAGAGTTGAGTAAGACCCATAACATCACCCGCTTTGTACTGTTTGATCAGTTCCCGTATACAGACCATATGGAGTCTGGTGTATTTCTTGAGAAAAAATAA
- the fabR gene encoding HTH-type transcriptional repressor FabR, translated as MGIRAQQKEKTRRALVDAAFNQLSAERSFSSLSLREVAREANIAPTSFYRHFKDMNELGLTMVDEGGLTLRQMMRKGRQRAEAGGSVIRISVETFMEVLESNPNVFRILLHERSGTSAPFRGAVAREIEHFISELAHYTEDTANRAPDLAHAQAEALVTLVFNAGAAALDMKRIDRKVLADRLVIQLHMIAKGADALQNKREQK; from the coding sequence ATGGGCATTAGAGCACAACAAAAAGAGAAGACACGACGCGCGTTGGTTGATGCTGCGTTCAATCAGTTAAGTGCTGAACGTAGCTTTTCAAGTTTGAGTTTGCGCGAAGTTGCGCGTGAGGCCAATATTGCACCGACCTCATTCTATCGACATTTTAAAGATATGAATGAGTTGGGTTTAACCATGGTGGATGAAGGTGGGCTTACACTCAGGCAGATGATGCGTAAAGGACGCCAGCGTGCAGAAGCGGGTGGTAGCGTTATCCGTATCTCTGTTGAAACCTTTATGGAAGTACTAGAATCTAACCCCAACGTATTCCGTATCCTGCTGCATGAGCGTTCTGGCACCTCTGCGCCATTTCGTGGTGCTGTTGCTAGGGAGATTGAACATTTTATCTCTGAGTTAGCGCATTACACCGAGGATACAGCCAATAGAGCGCCAGACTTGGCTCATGCGCAAGCTGAAGCATTGGTGACTTTGGTGTTCAATGCAGGCGCTGCGGCGCTGGATATGAAACGTATAGATCGTAAGGTCTTAGCGGACCGATTAGTGATCCAACTACACATGATCGCTAAAGGTGCTGATGCTCTGCAGAACAAAAGAGAGCAGAAATAG
- the cysQ gene encoding 3'(2'),5'-bisphosphate nucleotidase CysQ: MKPESYIDQVIDIATEAGKKIRDIYQLGDFEREIKSDNTPVTSADIAAHNIIINALKELTPEIPVLSEEDADIAFSERCNWQRYWLVDPLDGTGEFIAGSGDFSVIIALVEHNRPIVGVVYVPMTEVCYYAIAGLGAYKRANGNEVRISSRQIGHDDDSPLRLAVSRRQDPQSVIKLFNQNKHCELVVLGGAALKSCLVAEGRADSYVRIGPTGEWDTGAAQIIVEEAGGQIMDLTLQPLSYNERESLENPNFIVVGSPNLAWDEILIAES; the protein is encoded by the coding sequence ATGAAGCCAGAGAGTTACATCGATCAAGTCATAGATATCGCCACTGAGGCGGGCAAAAAAATTCGTGATATTTACCAACTTGGTGATTTCGAACGCGAGATAAAGTCAGATAATACCCCGGTGACTTCGGCGGATATTGCCGCACATAATATCATCATCAACGCCCTTAAAGAGCTTACTCCTGAGATCCCTGTCTTATCGGAAGAAGATGCCGATATAGCATTCTCTGAGCGTTGTAATTGGCAACGTTACTGGTTGGTCGACCCACTGGATGGAACCGGAGAGTTTATTGCCGGGAGTGGTGATTTCTCGGTGATTATCGCTCTAGTTGAGCATAATCGCCCTATCGTTGGTGTAGTGTATGTGCCGATGACCGAGGTGTGTTACTACGCAATTGCTGGTTTAGGTGCTTATAAGCGAGCCAACGGCAATGAAGTGCGCATTAGTAGTCGTCAAATTGGTCACGATGACGATAGCCCATTGAGGCTAGCAGTGAGTCGCCGCCAAGATCCTCAGTCGGTTATTAAGCTGTTTAACCAGAATAAGCATTGCGAACTGGTGGTACTTGGTGGAGCAGCACTAAAAAGCTGTTTAGTGGCAGAAGGACGTGCAGACAGTTATGTACGTATTGGTCCTACCGGTGAGTGGGATACTGGCGCTGCACAAATTATTGTAGAAGAGGCGGGTGGTCAGATCATGGATCTCACGCTGCAACCGTTGAGCTATAACGAGCGTGAAAGCTTGGAGAATCCAAACTTTATCGTTGTTGGCTCGCCAAACTTGGCCTGGGACGAAATCCTAATCGCTGAAAGTTAA
- the yrfG gene encoding GMP/IMP nucleotidase yields the protein MFPWHDIDTVLLDMDGTLLDLHFDNHFWLSLIPKALSEQRNISERAAMEWVEANYQKVDGTLDWYCLDYWEQKMGLDIMTLHKTLVEKIQLRQDSLPFLYALEKANKKRILVTNAHPKGLTLKLAHTDLALGLDAMISSHETGYPKEHPLFWQQLFERFDLDPSRCLFIDDNETILAAAKLAGVGHQLGVANPDSQKPHKLFSDFPAIDDYHCLLEELLQQD from the coding sequence ATGTTTCCATGGCACGATATTGATACTGTTTTACTTGATATGGACGGTACCCTACTCGACCTGCATTTTGATAATCATTTCTGGCTCAGTTTGATCCCCAAAGCGCTGAGTGAGCAACGTAATATCTCGGAAAGAGCTGCAATGGAATGGGTTGAAGCTAACTACCAAAAGGTTGATGGAACTCTAGATTGGTACTGTTTAGATTATTGGGAACAAAAGATGGGGTTAGATATTATGACTCTGCATAAAACCTTAGTGGAGAAGATCCAGCTGCGCCAAGACAGCTTACCGTTTCTGTACGCGCTAGAAAAAGCCAACAAAAAGCGAATTCTAGTGACCAATGCTCACCCGAAAGGCTTAACACTCAAATTAGCACATACCGATTTAGCTTTAGGCTTAGATGCGATGATATCGAGTCATGAAACAGGTTACCCCAAAGAGCATCCACTATTTTGGCAACAACTGTTTGAACGCTTTGATTTAGATCCAAGTCGCTGCTTATTCATCGATGACAACGAAACGATTTTGGCTGCAGCTAAACTCGCTGGGGTTGGCCATCAATTAGGTGTGGCAAACCCGGATAGCCAAAAACCTCATAAGCTCTTTAGCGACTTTCCGGCAATCGACGACTACCATTGCTTACTGGAAGAATTGCTCCAACAAGATTGA
- a CDS encoding acyl-CoA desaturase has protein sequence MKKPPIIWMNVSLFTITFTCAVLLVPWYGIVYGFEAIEWIAFVVFAFASGLSITGGYHRLWSHRTYKAHASVRFLYALGGALALQNSALHWSSDHRVHHKHVDNNDKDPYSAKMGFWYSHIGWMLREYQSQRYHDYKNVRDLQNDKIVMWQHKYYLPLLIIMNFGLPILLGWLNGDILGMLLLAGLLRLVVVHHCTFFINSLAHIWGSQPYTDKNTARDNGFIALLTYGEGYHNYHHIFENDYRNGIHWWQYDPTKWLIDGLALVGLTNSRRVVPQERIESARLQMQLKRTQNKVAHLPNSEEIIEKLQAEYEMLKSHLAEYYDAKKALLEAKRKQLADRDLMAEVKELKLRFKQQKKSWHSLTASFS, from the coding sequence ATGAAAAAACCTCCTATTATTTGGATGAATGTGAGTCTTTTTACCATCACATTTACCTGCGCTGTATTATTAGTACCTTGGTATGGGATCGTTTATGGCTTTGAGGCCATCGAATGGATTGCCTTTGTCGTTTTTGCCTTTGCCAGTGGCTTATCGATCACTGGTGGCTACCATAGACTCTGGTCTCACCGCACATACAAAGCCCATGCTTCAGTGCGCTTTCTCTATGCCCTAGGCGGTGCGTTAGCACTACAAAACAGTGCACTGCATTGGTCTTCAGACCATCGAGTTCACCACAAGCATGTCGATAATAACGACAAAGATCCTTACTCAGCGAAAATGGGGTTTTGGTACAGCCATATAGGCTGGATGCTGCGTGAATATCAATCTCAGCGATACCATGATTACAAAAATGTACGCGATCTACAGAATGACAAAATTGTGATGTGGCAGCACAAATACTATCTACCGCTGCTTATTATCATGAACTTCGGTCTCCCCATTTTGTTAGGTTGGTTAAATGGTGACATTCTTGGCATGCTACTGCTAGCAGGCCTACTACGCCTTGTAGTGGTACATCACTGCACATTCTTCATTAATTCACTGGCTCATATATGGGGCTCACAGCCATATACAGATAAAAATACTGCCCGTGATAATGGTTTTATAGCACTGCTCACTTATGGTGAGGGATACCATAACTACCACCACATCTTTGAGAATGACTACCGTAATGGCATTCACTGGTGGCAGTATGATCCAACCAAGTGGTTAATTGACGGTTTAGCGTTAGTAGGGCTCACTAATAGCCGCCGAGTTGTGCCACAAGAGCGTATCGAAAGCGCTCGCTTACAGATGCAACTTAAACGCACCCAAAATAAAGTTGCTCACCTTCCTAACAGCGAGGAGATTATCGAAAAGTTACAAGCAGAGTATGAAATGCTGAAATCTCATTTAGCAGAATATTACGATGCCAAGAAAGCACTGCTTGAGGCTAAGCGTAAACAGCTCGCGGATCGAGATCTTATGGCTGAGGTCAAAGAACTTAAGCTTCGATTTAAGCAACAAAAGAAAAGCTGGCATAGTCTGACCGCAAGCTTTAGCTAA
- a CDS encoding RNA recognition motif domain-containing protein, translating to MQKSFFIVLAVAIIGALAIFQIAPDLNGAIAFFTGAIIASVIFSIQSKSGTSAAASSNEPYTGPTMTLYVGNLPYRVHEGEVKALFGEYGPVNSVRLVRDRKTGRRKGFGFIEMSEAGAKKAMSKLNEYDFQERTLKVREAKSQDSDKTESQA from the coding sequence ATGCAGAAGTCATTCTTTATCGTTTTAGCCGTTGCCATTATTGGTGCATTAGCTATTTTTCAGATCGCTCCAGATCTAAACGGTGCCATTGCTTTCTTTACTGGTGCTATCATCGCAAGCGTTATCTTTTCAATTCAATCTAAATCAGGAACGTCTGCTGCAGCAAGTAGCAACGAACCTTATACTGGTCCAACGATGACCTTATATGTAGGTAACTTGCCTTATCGTGTTCATGAAGGTGAAGTAAAAGCATTATTTGGTGAGTATGGTCCCGTCAACTCAGTTCGCTTAGTCCGAGATCGTAAAACCGGACGTCGTAAAGGCTTTGGCTTTATCGAAATGTCAGAAGCGGGTGCTAAGAAGGCCATGTCTAAGTTAAACGAATATGATTTTCAAGAAAGAACATTGAAGGTTCGTGAAGCTAAGTCTCAAGATTCAGATAAAACAGAAAGCCAAGCGTAA
- the murI gene encoding glutamate racemase — MSGPILIFDSGIGGLSILDEIRKVMPQQSCCYLFDNARLPYGELEESELISGCVSLIIEQAMRINAGIVVVACNSASTLVLTTLREQLSIPVVGVVPAIKPAAKISKRRHIGLLATPGTIKRPYTKQLIDAFAEDCRVELFGSSELVMLAEAKLAGTAVDMQKLELLLAPIRTSELDTLVLGCTHFPVLATEIKQSLGQSIILLDSGKAVADRVLSLLKGNGLPKTASNKVVDYSAVFTTDDIAQGLKKRLVEEGFTSIEPHSSTNLR, encoded by the coding sequence TTGTCTGGACCTATTCTTATTTTTGACTCTGGAATTGGTGGATTATCGATTTTGGACGAGATCAGAAAAGTAATGCCTCAGCAGAGCTGCTGCTATCTATTTGATAATGCCCGACTGCCATATGGTGAATTAGAAGAGTCGGAACTCATCAGTGGTTGCGTGTCACTTATCATCGAACAAGCAATGCGGATCAATGCTGGTATTGTGGTGGTTGCATGTAACTCGGCCAGTACATTAGTGTTAACTACTTTAAGAGAGCAGTTATCAATTCCTGTTGTCGGTGTTGTCCCCGCGATTAAACCAGCAGCCAAAATATCAAAACGTAGGCATATAGGTTTACTGGCTACTCCAGGTACAATCAAACGTCCTTATACCAAACAGTTAATCGATGCATTTGCAGAGGATTGTCGGGTTGAACTGTTCGGTTCATCTGAATTGGTCATGCTAGCGGAAGCAAAATTGGCGGGGACAGCAGTAGACATGCAAAAGCTTGAGCTGTTATTAGCTCCGATTAGAACGTCTGAGCTTGATACCTTAGTGTTAGGTTGCACACATTTCCCCGTTTTGGCTACAGAGATTAAGCAATCATTGGGACAAAGCATTATCTTGTTAGATTCTGGTAAAGCTGTGGCAGATAGAGTGTTGAGTTTACTTAAAGGTAACGGCTTACCAAAAACTGCAAGCAACAAGGTTGTAGATTATAGCGCGGTATTTACGACGGATGATATTGCACAGGGTTTGAAAAAAAGGTTAGTTGAAGAGGGATTCACGAGTATAGAACCACACTCCTCAACTAACTTACGTTAG
- the selD gene encoding selenide, water dikinase SelD: MSDQQIKLTEYSHGAGCGCKISPKVLGTILATQLPVFDDPKLLVGNQTRDDAAVYKLNDTTGIISTTDFFMPIVDDPFTFGRIAATNAISDIYAMGGTPMMAIAILGWPVDKLPAEVAQQVVDGGRQACADAGIMLAGGHSIDSPEPIFGLAVTGQIPLNELKQNNTAKVGDKLYLTKPLGIGILTTAQKQKKLADADLNTAADAMCQLNILGPNIAKIPQVNALTDVTGFGLAGHLLEMCHGAELGAKIDISLLPLLPNAQQYLEMGCIPGGTHRNFDSYGEHLPILTEQQKAIICDPQTSGGLLISVSTEGEAELQQLLSDNGVEPICIGELVNKSATTVELI; the protein is encoded by the coding sequence ATGTCAGATCAACAAATTAAACTTACCGAGTATAGTCATGGCGCCGGTTGTGGCTGCAAGATTTCCCCTAAGGTACTAGGCACTATACTCGCGACTCAACTGCCTGTATTTGACGACCCTAAACTGCTTGTGGGAAACCAAACCCGAGATGACGCAGCAGTTTACAAACTCAACGACACCACTGGCATTATTAGCACCACCGACTTTTTTATGCCTATCGTTGATGACCCTTTTACTTTTGGTCGCATTGCAGCAACCAATGCGATCAGTGATATTTATGCTATGGGCGGTACGCCTATGATGGCAATCGCCATTTTGGGCTGGCCAGTAGATAAGCTACCAGCCGAAGTGGCACAGCAAGTTGTTGATGGTGGCAGACAAGCCTGCGCCGACGCAGGAATAATGCTAGCCGGTGGTCATAGTATCGACTCCCCTGAGCCCATTTTTGGCTTAGCAGTAACTGGACAAATTCCACTGAATGAACTCAAGCAGAACAACACGGCTAAAGTAGGCGATAAACTCTATCTAACCAAGCCACTTGGTATTGGTATTTTAACCACTGCGCAAAAACAGAAAAAGCTTGCTGACGCGGATCTCAATACAGCTGCGGATGCGATGTGCCAGTTAAACATTTTGGGCCCTAATATCGCTAAAATCCCACAGGTTAACGCACTCACTGATGTTACAGGCTTCGGCTTGGCTGGACACCTTTTAGAGATGTGTCATGGCGCAGAGCTTGGCGCAAAAATCGATATTAGTTTGCTGCCACTACTTCCCAATGCTCAGCAATATCTCGAGATGGGCTGTATCCCAGGGGGAACTCACAGAAACTTCGATAGCTATGGTGAACACTTACCCATATTAACTGAGCAGCAAAAAGCAATTATCTGCGACCCACAAACTAGTGGCGGCTTGTTGATCTCAGTCTCAACTGAAGGTGAAGCTGAACTGCAGCAGTTACTGTCAGATAATGGTGTCGAACCGATCTGCATTGGTGAGCTAGTAAATAAATCAGCAACCACAGTGGAGCTTATCTAA
- the nudE gene encoding ADP compounds hydrolase NudE, with the protein MTTKKVKPEILHAEVVAKSRLFQIEQLHLRFSNQVERQYERMKGNNRGAVMVVPILDNKQLLLGREYAAGTHSYELGFPKGLIDPGETAAEAANRELQEEIGYGSNKLTHLMELSLAPGYFASKMQIFLAENLYPSELEGDEPEPIDMVPWPLEQWQGLLQEQDFSESRSVSALFLAQKHLQLK; encoded by the coding sequence ATGACTACCAAAAAGGTTAAACCGGAAATATTGCATGCTGAAGTAGTCGCTAAAAGCCGACTATTTCAGATAGAACAGCTGCATTTAAGGTTTTCAAATCAAGTTGAGCGTCAATATGAGCGGATGAAAGGTAATAATCGTGGCGCTGTGATGGTAGTGCCTATACTTGATAATAAACAGTTATTATTAGGTCGGGAGTATGCAGCGGGGACCCACAGTTATGAACTTGGCTTTCCAAAAGGGCTAATTGATCCGGGAGAAACCGCAGCGGAGGCCGCTAATCGAGAGTTACAGGAAGAGATTGGCTATGGTTCAAATAAACTGACTCACCTAATGGAGTTGAGTCTCGCGCCAGGTTATTTTGCCAGCAAAATGCAGATATTTTTAGCTGAAAATCTCTATCCAAGTGAATTGGAAGGTGATGAACCTGAGCCAATAGATATGGTTCCATGGCCGCTGGAGCAGTGGCAGGGTTTATTGCAAGAGCAGGATTTTTCAGAATCTCGCAGTGTAAGTGCTTTATTTTTAGCGCAAAAGCATCTACAACTGAAGTAG
- a CDS encoding MFS transporter: protein MIFSRRFLPYFVTQCLGALNDNVYKNVLLLMVSYSQIEALPIDVHLFVNLAAGLFILPFLLFSAHAGQVADSIDKATLIRRLKVLELLIMSAAVLAIFSHSYLIMLLLLFLMGVQSAYFGPVKYSLLPRVLNEHELVSGNAWVEMGTFLAILTGTLSAGLIVASEHVTYWAAGSVFTLALIGVCSSWMIPSIPSSNKVKPKFSIIKATATSIAKVRKNRDIWVAILAISWFWFVGASYLTQIPNFARITLNSDPTVVSLLLLLFSIGIGIGSFACERLSCKQVELGVAPLGLIVLGVFGIDLYAALPILATPAAVFDVVTFVSDAMHYRLMFDLLMIGVGGGLFIVPLYTFIQARADENECAQAIASNNIVNALFMVTSAIFAMLVLNGLQWKIEQLFLVLAFGNLLVLTLILVSWSELTVSVLSYVLRRILNRQSINNTEELAALKQDRSASIIVEVERCDLSTLLVINGLFNRPVYIATPQPVTQQSRLERYFINKRLWAGKTAPLPVFVCTKEAILPVPIENARTIRCSIKRRKKSWLRGQIEVDLTI from the coding sequence ATGATTTTTAGTCGCCGTTTTTTGCCCTATTTTGTGACTCAGTGTTTAGGGGCGCTAAATGATAATGTGTATAAAAATGTGCTGCTATTAATGGTGAGTTACTCCCAAATTGAAGCCTTGCCTATTGATGTTCACCTTTTTGTAAACCTTGCTGCAGGCCTTTTCATCTTGCCATTTTTGCTATTTTCAGCTCATGCGGGACAAGTTGCCGACAGTATTGATAAAGCGACTCTTATCCGCCGACTTAAAGTACTCGAGCTATTGATTATGTCTGCTGCAGTGTTGGCAATCTTCTCTCATAGCTATCTTATAATGTTATTACTGCTGTTTTTGATGGGCGTTCAATCAGCATATTTTGGTCCAGTAAAATATTCATTATTACCACGAGTACTAAACGAACATGAGCTGGTATCGGGCAATGCATGGGTTGAAATGGGCACCTTTCTGGCGATTTTGACTGGTACTTTGTCTGCTGGGCTGATTGTCGCTAGCGAGCATGTAACTTATTGGGCGGCAGGCAGCGTATTTACCTTGGCGTTGATTGGCGTATGCAGTAGCTGGATGATCCCCAGCATTCCTTCAAGTAATAAAGTAAAACCGAAGTTTTCGATCATTAAAGCAACGGCAACAAGCATTGCTAAAGTACGCAAAAATCGAGACATCTGGGTTGCGATACTGGCTATTAGCTGGTTTTGGTTTGTCGGCGCGAGCTATTTAACCCAGATCCCAAATTTTGCGCGGATAACACTTAATTCCGACCCGACGGTGGTCTCGTTATTACTACTGCTCTTTTCAATTGGCATCGGCATTGGTTCTTTTGCTTGTGAGCGCTTGTCATGTAAGCAAGTTGAACTGGGGGTCGCACCTTTAGGTTTGATAGTTCTTGGGGTATTTGGCATCGATCTGTATGCCGCTTTACCTATCTTAGCGACTCCAGCTGCTGTATTTGATGTCGTCACATTTGTCAGTGATGCTATGCACTACCGTTTGATGTTTGATCTATTGATGATAGGTGTTGGCGGCGGCTTGTTTATTGTACCGCTTTATACCTTTATTCAAGCGCGTGCAGATGAAAACGAATGTGCGCAGGCCATCGCCAGTAACAATATTGTCAACGCGCTATTTATGGTGACGTCGGCCATTTTTGCCATGTTGGTATTAAACGGGCTGCAATGGAAAATTGAGCAGCTGTTCCTAGTACTCGCCTTTGGCAATCTGCTGGTGCTGACGTTAATTCTAGTAAGCTGGTCAGAATTAACTGTGAGCGTATTAAGCTATGTTTTACGGCGGATATTAAATCGGCAGAGCATCAACAATACTGAGGAGTTAGCCGCTTTAAAGCAGGACAGAAGCGCGTCGATTATCGTTGAGGTTGAGCGATGCGATCTTTCTACACTGCTTGTCATTAATGGTTTGTTTAATCGGCCTGTTTATATTGCAACTCCTCAGCCTGTGACTCAACAAAGCCGCCTAGAGAGATACTTTATCAACAAACGGCTATGGGCAGGTAAAACAGCGCCCTTACCAGTGTTCGTGTGTACTAAGGAGGCAATATTGCCAGTTCCAATAGAGAACGCTAGAACGATAAGGTGTAGCATTAAGCGCAGAAAAAAGTCGTGGTTGAGAGGACAAATTGAGGTGGACTTAACGATATAG
- the mnmH gene encoding tRNA 2-selenouridine(34) synthase MnmH: protein MPVNMVSASEYRRILVSDHPIMDARAPVEFTKGAFPASRNHPLMEDEERRLVGTCYKQNGQQAAIDLGHSLVTGEIKQQRLDAWQRYFTKHPDAYLYCFRGGLRSKLTQQWLKEAGIDVPFIEGGYKAMRQFLIETIDNAASQNPMLILSGITGSGKTDFLLARNDSVDLEGIAHHRGSSFGRYHEPQPTQINFENALAVALLKHQDSQAKHLLLEDESFLIGRSALPQAFYKGMQQANVVVLEEPMEARLTRLLNEYVHKMHSGYIQRLGEEAGFAAFAEYLALSITGIKKRLGGKQHDEFQAIITNALNIQQSRGDTSAHIEWIELLLSKYYDPMYQYQIDKKAERILFKGDHLAMHQWLDAN, encoded by the coding sequence ATGCCCGTCAACATGGTGAGCGCAAGTGAGTACCGACGAATTCTTGTCAGTGATCATCCTATAATGGATGCGCGAGCACCTGTTGAATTTACTAAGGGGGCATTTCCTGCCAGTCGTAACCATCCATTGATGGAAGACGAAGAGCGTAGGTTAGTCGGCACTTGTTACAAACAAAATGGACAACAAGCTGCTATCGATTTAGGCCATTCGCTTGTTACTGGCGAAATTAAACAGCAAAGACTCGATGCTTGGCAACGCTATTTTACTAAGCACCCAGATGCATATCTTTACTGCTTTCGTGGTGGCTTACGCTCTAAATTAACTCAACAATGGTTAAAAGAAGCTGGTATTGATGTCCCCTTTATTGAAGGCGGCTATAAAGCAATGCGTCAGTTTTTAATTGAAACTATCGATAACGCTGCGAGCCAGAACCCCATGTTAATCCTTAGTGGGATCACAGGCAGTGGTAAGACTGACTTTTTACTCGCTCGTAATGACAGTGTAGATCTCGAAGGTATTGCCCATCATCGTGGTTCAAGCTTTGGCCGCTACCATGAGCCGCAGCCGACTCAGATAAACTTTGAAAATGCATTAGCTGTCGCGCTCTTGAAACATCAAGATAGCCAAGCCAAACACCTACTGCTCGAAGATGAGAGCTTCCTCATTGGACGCTCTGCATTACCACAAGCATTCTACAAAGGGATGCAACAGGCAAATGTAGTCGTGCTAGAAGAACCGATGGAAGCTAGGTTAACTCGCCTACTTAATGAGTATGTACATAAGATGCATAGCGGTTATATTCAACGTCTTGGCGAAGAAGCCGGCTTTGCAGCATTTGCAGAATATTTAGCACTAAGTATCACTGGGATAAAGAAACGTCTTGGCGGTAAACAGCACGATGAATTCCAAGCAATTATCACCAATGCACTCAACATTCAGCAAAGTCGTGGCGATACCAGCGCCCATATTGAGTGGATTGAGCTACTGTTAAGCAAATATTACGATCCTATGTATCAATACCAGATAGATAAGAAAGCTGAACGAATTTTGTTTAAAGGTGATCATTTAGCTATGCATCAATGGCTAGATGCTAACTAG